One segment of Panicum virgatum strain AP13 chromosome 1K, P.virgatum_v5, whole genome shotgun sequence DNA contains the following:
- the LOC120646318 gene encoding GDSL esterase/lipase At5g33370-like, with translation MASSWLVLALLAALCLGLGTLPTSSHAARAFFVFGDSLVDNGNNNYLVTAARADSPPYGIDRPDHRATGRFSNGKNVPDIISEHLGAEPVLPYLSPELDGDKLLVGANFASAGVGILNDTGIQFANIIHISKQLLYFQQYQKRLSSLIGAEQTARLVRGSLVLITLGGNDFVNNYYLVPYSARSREFSLPDYINYILSEYRQILTRLYDLGARRVLVQGVGPIGCVPAELALHSLDGSCDRELQRAAEMYNPRLMALLEELNARYGGGVFVGVNMQRIHNDFIEDPKAYGFETATQACCGQGRFNGMGLCTMVSSLCADRNTYVFWDAFHPTERANRLIVQQFMSGSVDYIAPMNLSTVLAIDLQNEQMRT, from the exons ATGGCCTCCTCGTGGCTCGTCTTGGCCCTGCTCGCCGCTCTCTGCCTGGGACTGGGAACGCTGCCGACGAGCTCCCACGCGGCCCGCGCCTTCTTCGTCTTCGGCGACTCCCTCGTCGACAACGGCAACAACAACTACCTggtgacggcggcgcgggccgacTCGCCGCCCTACGGCATCGACAGGCCGGACCACCGCGCCACGGGGCGCTTCAGCAACGGCAAGAACGTGCCGGACATCATCA GTGAGCACCTCGGCGCCGAGCCAGTGCTGCCGTACCTGAGCCCGGAGCTGGACGGCGACAAGCTGCTCGTCGGCGCCAACTTCGCGTCGGCCGGCGTCGGGATCCTGAACGACACCGGAATCCAATTC GCCAACATCATCCACATCTCGAAGCAGCTGCTCTACTTCCAGCAGTACCAGAAGCGTCTGAGCTCGCTGATCGGCGCGGAGCAGACGGCCCGGCTGGTGCGCGGCTCGCTGGTGCTCATCACCCTCGGCGGCAATGACTTCGTCAACAACTACTACCTGGTGCCCTACTCGGCGCGCTCCCGCGAGTtctccctccccgactacaTCAACTACATCCTCTCCGAGTACAGGCAGATCCTCACG AGGCTTTACGACCTGGGCGCCCGGCGCGTGCTGGTGCAGGGCGTCGGCCCGATCGGGTGCGTCCCGGCGGAGCTGGCGCTGCACAGCCTGGACGGCAGCTGCGACCGGGAGCTGCAGCGCGCGGCGGAGATGTACAACCCGCGGCTGATGGCTCTGCTGGAGGAGCTCAACGcgcgctacggcggcggcgtgttcgTCGGCGTCAACATGCAGCGCATCCACAACGACTTCATCGAGGACCCCAAGGCGTACGGCTTCGAGACGGCCACCCAGGCGTGCTGCGGCCAGGGCCGCTTCAACGGCATGGGGCTCTGCACCATGGTGTCCAGCCTCTGCGCCGACCGCAACACCTACGTCTTCTGGGACGCCTTCCACCCCACGGAGCGCGCCAACCGCCTCATCGTGCAGCAGTTCATGTCAGGATCCGTCGACTACATCGCGCCCATGAACCTCAGCACCGTCCTTGCCATCGACCTCCAAAACGAGCAGATGCGCACGTGA